CAAGCTGCGCGCCCGCAAACATCAAGGAGTGCGCAACATTGTTGCCGTCGCCAACGTAGGCGACCTTCAGTCCGGAGATCTTGCCCTTCACCTCCAGAATGGTCAGGTAATCGGCCATCGCCTGGCAGGGATGGCTGTAATCCGTGAGTGCGTTGAAAATCGGCACACTCGCGTACTCCGCCATTCGCTCGACGATGTTGTGCGCGAAGGTTCGAATCATGATGCCCTGCACCATGCGTTCCAAATTTTTCGCCACGTCATAAACCGACTCGCGCTTGCCCAGGTTGATTTCGGCAGGCGACAGGTAGATAGAGAATCCGCCGAGTTGCTGAATGCCAACGTCAAACGTGACGCGGGTACGCAGCGAAGGCTTCTCGAAAATCATCGCCAGCGTTTTGCCTTTTAGTGCCGAAGTATAGGCCGCTGGGTTGGCCTTAATACGGGACGCCACGTCGAGGAAATGCTGTATCTCCTGCGGCGTGAAGTCCCTTATCGAAAGGAAATCCGTCGATGTCATTTCGATGCCGCCTCTACCGGCGACGGCTTGTTCTTCTTCGTGAACTCGGCAAGGATCTCTGTGATGTCGGGATGAGTCAGCTCTTCCGCCTCATAACGAACACGCAGGCTCGGCTTCTCGATTTTGATCGTGCGAGCGAGATCGATCGGTGTGGCGACGAGAACCAGGTCGCAAGGTACGCGCTTGATGGTCTCTTCCAGTTCGTGCTTCTGCTGTTCACCGTAGCCCATGGCCGGAAGCAGCGAACCGAGGTGCGGGAATTTCTCGAACGTGGCGCGAATCGACCCGACAGCATACGGACGCGGGTCAACCATTTCGGCGGCGCCGAACTGGCGGGAGGCAACAACACCGGCACCATAAGGCATTTCGCCGTGCGTGAGTGTCGGGCCATCCTCAACGACGAGCACGCGCTTTCCGCGAACCTGGTTGGGATCGACGACGCTAACGCGGCACGCGGTTTCAACCAGCGTGGCGTTCGGGTTGTAGAGCTTTACGTTGTCGCGGACCTTCTGAACGTCTTCCGGCTTCGCGGTATCAACCTTGTTGATAATCAGCACCTTGGCGCTGCGGAAGTTCACCTCGCCGGGGTAGTAGCGAAGCTCGTGCCCTGCGCGATGCGGATCAAGCACCACGATCTCTAGATTGGAGCGATAGAAGGGGGTGTCGTTGTTGCCGCCATCCCAAAGGACTACGTCGCCTTCCTGCTCTGCCTGGCGAATAATCTCTTCATAATCCACGCCGGCGTACACCGTAGTGCCTTCAGCAATGTGCGGCTCGTACTCTTCACGCTCTTCGATCGTGCAATCGTGAAGATCGAGGTCCTCAAGCTTGGCGAAACGTTGCGCGTGCTGCGCGGCCAGATTGCCGTACGGCATTGGGTGACGGATCACCACCGGATGCCAGCCAAGGCGGCGCAGTGCATCGGCTACGCGACGCGAAACAGGGCTCTTGCCGCAACCCGTGCGCACCGCACAGATGGACACGACCGGAACCTTCGACGGAATCTGCGTCTTTTGCGCGCCCAGCAATTCGAAATCAGCGCCAGCGGCGACGGCCCTGGAGGCCAGGTGCATCAGCGTGTCATACGACACATCCGAGTAAGAGAAGATGCAAACATCCACTTTGTGCTTGCGGATTATGTCTTCCATCTCTTTCTCTTCCAGGATCGGAATGCCGCCCGGATAAAGAGGACCTGCCAACTCAGGCGGATACTTCCGGCCGGCAATGTCGGGAATCTGGGTAGCGGTAAATGCCACGACCTGGAATTCTGGGTTGTGACGGAAGACTACGTTGAAATTATGGAAGTCTCTGCCTGCTGCTCCAAGAATCAATACTCTCTTCATAGATTGTCGAAGGCCCTCTACCCTCAAAAGAGGGGCGCCTTTCTCCTGCCAAAATGGTAGCAGGAATGGTGCATATACGGACGGTGAGGTTCGTCACAGACTAAAGTGAGCCAAAATAATCTCAAACATCATACAACCTAACGTCAAGAAAATTAGCTACTTACAACTTTTACGATGTGGCAAACAGGCAACAAAATGCATATACATACACGACATTGCATAGCGCAATGATTGGCGTGGTTTCTGAAAACGCATATACATTCCACCGCCGTATACGCCGATGACCGATGCTGCCGAAATTGGTTTAAGTTGGAGTTCAAACAGCTAGGAAATCTGCAGACCGCCTTGTTCTTCCATTCCTCATTCGCCGCAAAAAAGGATGAGTGACAGTCTCACGATGAGTCGGAGGTGACGTGATCTTCAATTTTTTGTCGTTCTGTGCGCAGCGACGCAATGGCGAGTTCGAAGGCCTTCTACGATCAAACCGCTATCTCCCAAAACGTCGAACCGAGTGCGAAGAGGCCACGGCCCGGTCTAGATGCCGAACGGCTTGTTCACCTCTCACCCTTTGGTGTGACTCCCATCACTTCGTGCTTGGAACATTCGAATGAGAATCGGGTAAGAGGCCGATAGGCGGGTTTTGCCGTTCCTGCCTGCGGCACTTCAGCCAAAGCGCTGGCAACTACTACAACCTGCGGTCGCAAGCTTCTGTAGTTACGTCCCTTGCGCGCCCCGGATGGTGGTTGCCGGTAGCCAGGAAAGAGGTAGCGATGGCACGAGGTTCCGTGTCAATTGTCGTGGAGCGGTGTAAGGCCTGCGGTTTCTGCGTTGAGTTTTGTCCGACCAAGGTCCTGTCGCTGTCGTCCGCATTCAACTCCAAGGGATACCATCCACCACACGTTGTTGCGCCCGAGAAATGCAGCGGCTGCGATCTGTGCGGAATGTATTGTCCGGATTTCGCAATTCATGGATTCAGAACAGACAAGAAGAAAGAAGAAGTAGCACCAGCGAAGGAGACGACCGATGAACGCTGATCCTCGCGGAGTCCTTACCGGCTCGCATTTTCTGGACGGCGATCACGCCGCCTGCGAAGGTGCACTCGCCGCGGGCGCACGCTTCGCAGCGGGATATCCGATCACGCCCTCGACCGAGGTGGTTGAGCGCTATGCCATGCGCGCTCCCAAAGTCGGTGGCACATTCATTCAGATGGAAGACGAGTTGGCGGCGTCCATCGCGATACAGGGCGCAGTGTGGGGCGGAGCCAAGGCTTTCACCGTAACGTCAGGCCCCGGTTTCTCGCTGATGATGGAACACATCGGCTACGCCGCGATGACCGAGACGCCATGCGTCTTTGTCGATGTGCAACGTGGCGGGCCCTCCACAGGCTTGCCGACTTTACCGGCGCAGGCGGACATGATGCAGGTTCGCTGGGGATCGCATGGCGATTACGAAATCATCGCGCTCTGCCCGAACTCGCCGCAGGAGTGCTTCGATCTGATGATCACGGCATTCAACATGTCGGAGAAGTATCGCGTGCCTACGTTCCTCATGATGGATGAAGTCGTTGGGCACATGACCGAAAAGGTTGTCATCCCTTCCGCTGATCAGATCTACGTGGAACCGCGTAATTTTACGGCGAAAGAACCGGCGGCATTCAAGGCGTACGAGGCTTGCGGAGAAGAGTGCGTTCCCGAGATGGTGATGGCTGGCGAGGGTTACAACATCCACGTCACAGGCCTCACGCACGACGAGCGCGGATATCCCAACATGACGCCTCCCGTGCAGGACACGCTGCTGAAACGGCTCGTCGGCAAGATTCGCGACAATGCCGACAAGATATGCCTGTACGAAGAGGCGGATACTGAAGGTGCGGATATCGTGGTGGTCTCCTACGGCATCACGTCGCGTGTTGCGCAGCGGGCGATCGACCTGGCACACGAGCAAGGCATCAAGGTAGGCAAGTTCCGACTCATCACCGCATGGCCCTTCCCTGAAAAGAAGATCGCCGAAATAGCAGGAAAGGTGAAAGCCCTTGTGGTTCCGGAACTGAACATGGGACAGATGGTACGTGAAGTAGAGCGTTGCGCTGGCGGCAAGGCAAAGGTGCTAGCTGTGCCGCACGCCGGCGGAAGCGTGCATCGTCCGGAAGACATTCTGAAAGCAATCGTGGAGGTGGCACGATGACGACGGTGCAGATTGAGAACGAAAACCCGGTTCAACCGTTTCTGCGCATGGACCGTATGCCGCATATCTGGTGTCCGGGATGCGGGATCGGAACGACCGTCAACTGTTTCACGCGTGCGCTGATCGAGTCGAAGGCCGACCTGTCGAAGGTCGCCGTCGTTTCGGGCATCGGCTGCACGGGCCGCGTCGCTGGGTACGTGAACCTCGATTCGTTCCACACCACGCACGGACGCGCGATTCCCTTCGCCACCGGCTTGAAACTGGCGAACCCCAAGTTGAACGTCGTAGTGTATTCCGGCGATGGCGACCTGTTCGCAATCGGCGGCAATCACCTCATCCACGCTGCCCGTCGCAACGTCGATCTAAAGGTCATCTGCGTGAACAACCTGATCTACGCGATGACCGGCGGACAGACTGCGCCGACGACTCCAGGGGCGGTCATCACTTCGACGTCGCCTTACGGCACGTACGATCCTTCATTCAACATTCCGCACCTGGTCGAAGCCGCGGGCGCGGTGTACGTCGCGCGCTGGACGACCTTCCATGTGCGTCAACTCGCGAAGTCCATGAACGAGATGTTCCAGAAGAAAGGCTTCGGCTTCATCGAAGTGCTTTCACCATGCCCCACGCTCTACCAGCGCCGCAACAAGATGGGCGATGGCCTGGACGCGATGAAGTTCTATAAGGAGCACAGCAAGGTGAAGCACGGGTGCCCGACCAGTGAAGTGAGTCTGACGAAGGCGGGCGAGATCATCGTCGGCAAGTTCGTCGATCGGGAGCGTCCGGAGTACAGTGACCTGATGCATGCGCACCTTCGCGAGCAACTGGGCGAAGCATACGTAGAGGCTGAGCAGGTGGAGATGGAGCACACGTTATGCAGCTAACTGAAATCCGTATCGCTGGATTCGGCGGACAGGGCGTCATTCTGGCCGCGATTGTGGTCGGAAAGGCCGCTTCCATCGTGGACGGCAAGTTCGCCACCATGACGCAGAACTTCGGCCCGGAAGCGCGCGGCGGAGCTTGCAGTGCGCAGCTTATTCTTTCGAGCACGCCGGTTCTCTATCCCTACGTCACCCGGCCTGATGTGATGGTCGTCATGTCGCAAGAGGCTTACGTGAAGTTCGCTCCGGAACTAAAGCCGGGCGGGCTGATGCTGATCGAGCAGGAACTTGTGCGTGTCTCGGATTTGTCGGAGGACACTCGCGTTTTCGGCATCCCGTCGACGCGCCTGGCAGAAGGTATTGGTAAGCGCATGGTTTCCAACATTGTGATGGTCGGCTTCTTCGGAGCCGCCACCGGCCTGCTTTCACAGGAGTCGCTGCGTAAAGCCGTGGAACAATCCGTGCCCTCGGCCTTCCGCGAACTCAACCTGAAGGCCTTCGATATCGGGTGGAACTATGGCGTGGAGCACGTACAGAACGGCACCACGTCGGGTCACGAAATGGAAGAGCTCGAAATGCGCGAGTAGCAGGTATCAAAAGACAGGGCACGCCATTGAGCACGCCCCTGATAAGAAGTGCTGTTTGTCCTACCCTGGCTCGAGAGTACGCCATGCTCTCGAGCCGTTTTTTTTGCGCGGATTCGTGACCCAGTCTGCCGCGCCCCCAAGGAATGCCGGTTCTACTGGCTGCGGAATAGTCCCTCTCTCGAAAACATTGCCGCTCAGTGCTGAAGCCGCTTTTCATTCACTTCGACTTACGGCGCGCCGGAAGGCATGCCCCTTCAGGTAATGCAGTTTTCAGCCGCCAGTTTAGCCTCTGAGGATTTGCAAAGCTCTTCACCATCTGCCAGGTTGCAAAGAAGACGGCACGAAGCCTCGGGCTTCGTGCCGGTACTGTTGTCAGAACTATCTAACTCGACTATGTGGAATAGTCCGCGTTGATGTGGACGTACTCCGCTGTGAGATCGCAGGTCAAAAACTCGACCTTGGCTCTTCCACGACCGAGCGAGATGCGAATGTCGTATTCCGGTTGCGACAGGTACTCATGCGCGGCGCGCTTGTCGAACTCCACTGCCATACCCCGGCGGCACACCAGCTGGTCTCCGAAGTAGATGCTGACCTTGGCTGGGTCAAGTTCGACGCCGGACGTGCCGGCAGCCGACAGTATCCTTCCCCAGTTCGGATCGCAACCTGCCCACGCAGTTTTTACCAGGGCTGAATTCGCAACCGCACGGGCGATTTGCCGTGCTTCCGCAAATGTGCGCGCTTGTTCGACGTGCAATCGCACCAGGTGCTTCGCGCCTTCTCCGTCGCGAACAACCTGTTCCGCCAGCGACGCGCAGACTTCCTGGAGCGCCAGCGCAAACTTCTTTCGCACTCCGGAATCGCGCAGTCTGCAACCGCTCATTCCACTCGCCAGCAGCAAAACCGTATCGTTGGTCGAGGTATCGCCGTCCACAGAAATACTGTTGAACGTAGTATCCGTGCTCGTTCGCAGCATGGCCGTCAACTCACGAGGAGTGGCATCCGCGTCCGTGAGGATGTAAGCCAGCATGGTCGCCATGTTCGGGTGAATCATGCCCGAGCCCTTCGCGACACCGGCAACTCGTACCTCTTTTCGTCCGATCTTAAGAACACGGCTTGCGGTTTTCGGACGCATATCGGTTGTCAGAATCGCTTCGGAGAAGGCTTTTAGTGCGGCTTCTCCTTCGCTTCGGGCGGCGAGCAAACTCGGCAGTGCGGTGACGATCTTTTCTGTTGGGAGCGGAACGCCGATGATGCCCGTCGAGGACGGGACAATGAATTGCGGCGCCGCTTCCACCAGCCTTCCGAGTTCAGCGCAAACTGCCTGGGCGGCGTTGAGACCCGGTTTGCCTGTCGCACAGTTTGCGTTTCCGGCATTCACGAGTACGGCCCGTACACGTCCCTGTGTCTCCGCCAGGTGGGCACGTCCGACTTGCACCGGCGCAGCCACAACGCGGTTGCGGGTGAAGACGGCTGCCGCGCTTGCTCCCATCGGCGCCTCAATCAGCGCGAGGTCGGGACGTCCGCTGGCCTTGATTCCCGCTTTTACGGCCGCGAACTGGAAGCCACGAGGTACAAGCAGTTCCTGCTGAGTCGAAATCATGCGTGCAGTTTCACCAGTCCGATCATGGGTTCCTCAAGAATCGCGAAGCCCGGAATTTCTCCACGAACCATCGCGATCTCATCGCAGTCGTGCAGTCTGGGACACTTCCGGCAGTCCTTCAATATCTTGTCGGGCAGGTCTTCCCGCCGCGCCTGCGAGAATCCCATACGTGCGAAGAACTCTGGGATGCGCGTAAAGAGGCACACGCAGGTAACGTGGTGCGACTCGGCCTCGGCTAACAGCGCATCGATCAATTTGCCCCCGGCTCCCCTTCCCTGCGCCTCCGTGTTTACGGCAATTGACCGCACCTCTGCCAGGTGTACGCCGTACAAATGCAGAGCGCCACAGCCGACAATCTCACCATGCTCCTCGACGACCACGAAGTCGCGCACGTTTTCGCAGATTTCAGCCAGACTACGTGGAAGGAGCAGAGTGCTGTTTTGCGAGAACGCGAGGATCAGCTCGTGGATTGCCTCGGCATCGGGAAGGATCGCCTTACGCGCTCGCATGTGCCACTCCCTTAAGCGCCGAAATTCGGCGGCGCACTTGCTCCAACGCGCGCTGAACCTGCGCGGGAGCGGTTCCACCCGCAACGTCGTGACAATTGAGCACGGATTGCAACGTGAGGTGCGAGTAGAAATCGTCCTCGAACTTCGGGCTTATTCCCTTCAGTTCGAGCAGCGATAGGTCTTGCAGTTCACACGCCCTCGCGAGACATACGCGTACTGCGCTGGCCACGAACTCATGCGCGTGACGGAAGGGCACTCCTTTTAAAACGAGGTACGTGGCCGCCGCCATCGCATTCATGAAGCTCGACTGCGCCGCGGCCTGCATCCTCTCAAGGTCGAATTCAACTTCGCGCATGAAGCCGAGCGCAACGCGTAGCATTCCGAGAGCAGTATCAGCCGCATCGAAGACGGGCTCCTGCGTCTCCTGCATGTCTTTGTTATAAGCGAGCGGCAATCCCTTCATGGCCGTCAGCAGCGTTGTTGCAGCGCCGATCAAGCGCGCCGACTTGCCACGCACCAATTCCAGCGAATCCGGATTCTGCTTCTGAGGCATCGCGCTGCTGCCGGTGGAGTAACGCTCCGGCAGGCGCACGAAGCCGTACTCCTGGGTGGCGAACAGAGTGAACTCCTCCGCCCAGCGGCTCAGGTGGACGCCGAAGATTGAGAGCACCTGTACGAACTCCAGCAGGAAGTCGCGATCGCTTGTTGCATCGATACTGTTTGCGGTCGGCGCAGCGAACCCAAGTTCATGCGCTACTGCCTCACGGTCCAGCGGCAGCGTGGCGCCGGCAATCGCGCCGGAACCCAACGGACACGCATCCAGCCGTTCCATGCAGGACGACAAGCGCGATGCATCGCGCAAAAACATTTCCGCATACGCAAGCAACCAGTGCGCAACCAACACGGGTTCGGCACGTTGCAGATGCGTGTAGGCCGGCATGGCCGCTTCGTCCGCCCTCCCTGCACGATTTGTGAATACCTCTGCAAGTTCGAGGGTCAGCCCGCGGATTGTTGAAGCCGTGGAGCGCACGTACAGGCGAAGGTCGGTTGCGATCTGTTCGTTGCGGCTGCGCCCAGAGTGCAGCTTGTACCCCGTGTCTCCGATAAACGCGACCAGGTGTTTCTCAACGAAGTGATGGATGTCCTCCGCCTCTTCATCGTGCATCAGGTCAGCTGGATTGCGTGCGATCTTCTCAAGACCTACTAGTACGGAGGCGTACTCTGTCGCGGAGAGTACGCCCAGTTTCTGCAGCGCCAACGCATGAGCGCGGCTCGCGGCCAGTTCCTCTCCGAGCAACCGCTTGTCAAAGGGAAACGAGCGCTGCCACTTCTCGAACTCCCCATCAAGAGGTTGCCGTATCCGGCCCGACCACATTTTCATTTCGCCACCTCGGCGCGCGCCAGCGCACGCGAGCGTGCCGGCAGTCCGAGGATGCGGATGAAACCGGCCGCGTCTTTCTGATCGTAGCTGGAGCCCATTGTGAACGACGACAAGTCAGTGCGATACAGGGAATAGTCCGACTCGCGGCTCAGTACCATGGCGTTGCCCTTGTACAGCCCAAGCTTCGCAGTTCCCGTCACTTCCTTCTGCGTCTCGGTGATGAAGGCGTCCAGGGCGTCGCGCAGGGGCGTGAACCATAGACCGAAGTACACCATCTCCGCGTACTTCAGCGCGATGTGCTGTTTGAAGTGCATAACCTCGCGATCGAGGCAGAGTGCTTCCAGTTCGCGATGTGCCGCCAGCAGCAGCGTTCCACCCGGCGTCTCATAGCAACCGCGCGACTTCATACCGACAAAGCGGTTCTCCACCAGGTCGATGCGACCTACGGCATTGCGTCCCGCAATCTCGTTCAGCAACTCCAGGAGTTGCACCGCCGGCAGCTCCATGCCGTTTACCGACACAGGCGTTCCCTGCTTGAAACCGATTTCTACTTCCTCAATGCGGTCGGGCGCGGTCTGCGGAGAGTTCGAAAGCTGCCACGTTGAGTCCAGCGGCGCGTTCGCCGGATCTTCCAGCTCTCCGCCCTCGTGGCTCACGTGCCAGAGATTGTGGTCGCGAGAGTGGATTTTCTCTCGGCTTACGGTAATCGGAATACCACGCTGCTCGGCGTAGTCGATGCAGTCCTCGCGCGACTTCAATTCCCACTCGCGCCACGGAGCGATGATTTCGAGCTCCGGCGCAAGCGCCTGGAAGGCGTGCTCGAAACGAACCTGGTCGTTGCCCTTACCAGTACACCCATGCGCGACGGCGTCTGCGCCCTCCGCAAGTGCGACTTCGACCTGTGCCTTCGCAATGACGGGGCGCGCAAGCGACGTACCCAGCATGTACTTGTGCTCGTAAACGGCTCCCGCCCGCAGAGCAGGCCACACGCAGGACGTCAGGAACTCCTCGCGCAGGTCGCGGATGACGACCTTCGATGCGCCGGTCGCGATGGCCTTCTGCGCAACAGCTTCCATGTCATCGCCCTGGCCTACATCACCGACCACGGCAATGACCTCGCACGCGTAGTTCTCTTTCAGCCATGGAATGATGATGGAGGTGTCCAGCCCTCCCGAATATGCAAGTGCGACTTTCTTAGGCATGTGCGCTCCTTTGTCCGGCACTGAATTCCCGCGACTCTATCGGCGGGAAGCGGCGCATGCCGCCACCCAGAAGAACAAGCAGAATGGCCTTTTGGATATGCAGGCGGTTCTCCGCCTGGTCGAACACAACAGAACTGGGTGAATCGATAACGGCGTCGGTGACTTCATCGCCGCGATGCGCCGGCAGGCAGTGCATGAAGATCGCGTTCGGCGAAGTCAGCGAGAACAGCTCCGCATTGACCTGAAATGGTGCAAAAATCTTGCTGCGCTCGGCGCTTTCCTCTTCCTGGCCCATGCTCGCCCAAACGTCCGTGTAGACCGCATCGGCCCCCGTGGCCGCATGCCTCGCGTCATTTGTTACCTCGATGGTCGCGCCCGTTAGCGCGGCAATCTCACGCGCCTGCTTCGTGACCACCTGGGCAGGCTCGTAACCCGCCGGTGTCGCCACAGCGATGTGGCTGCCAAGGCTCGCAGCTGCGAGCATCAGCGAGTGCGCGACGTTGTTCCCATCTCCGACGTAGGCAAGCTTGACCGTCCGCAGGTCGACAAATTTCTCCTGCAAGGTGAAGAAATCCGCTAGAGCCTGGCAGGGGTGTTCGTAGTCGCTGAGTGCGTTTACCACGGGAACGGAAGCATATTTTGCGATGCCGCTCACCGTCTCGTGATCGAACGTGCGCAGCACAATTCCGTGAATCCAACGTTCGAGATTGTGCGCAATATCGCTGAGCGGCTCCCGTGCAGCAAGGCGCGAGCGTGTCTGATCCACAAAGAACGACGTGCCCCCCATAGAGGCGATTCCCGCCTCGAAGGTGATACGCGTTCGCAGCGATGGCTTTTCAAAGAACATAGCGATCTGCTTGCCTGACAGCACACCGCGGAAGTCTTCAGGACGCGCCTTCATCAGCGCTGTCAGGTCCAGTACGGCCTTCACTTCCGCAGGAGAGAAGTCGGAAATCGAGATCAGGTCGCGCGAGACAAACGGAACCTGCGCTCCAGCCGGGGCACACATTGGGCTCTCGCCCACACTGCTTTTGCTCATTACTTTGCCTTTCCCATAGTTTTGCGCTTGGTTTTGCGCGCCAACGACTTTTTGCCTGTGCAGGAGGTCAATACGGAGTCGAGCGCCTTTACTACTTGATCTACATGCTTGGAGGTGATGATGAACGGCGGCAGGAACCGCAGCGTGGTGTCATGCGTGCGATTGATGATGATGCCGAGTTCCAGCATCTTCGCTACGACGCTCTTTGCCAGGTCGGCATCGGAAACCTCGACGCCCAGCATAAGCCCGACTCCACGTATGTCCTGAATCACCGCGTGACGCTGGTCGAGTTCCTGCAACCGCTCGCGGAAGTACTCGCCTGTTTTCGTAACGTGCGCCAGCAGCTTCTCGGATTTGAGCGTGTCAAGGTAAGCGATGGCCACTGCACATGCGAGCGGACCGCCCCCAAAGGTCGTCCCGTGCATCCCCGGATGGAACGCCTTCGACACTACCTCCGTGGTCAGAATCGCTCCGAGCGGCAATCCCGCGGCAAGCGGCTTGGCGACCGTGACGATGTCAGGCCGCACGCCGTAATGCTGGTAGGCGAACATCCTTCCAGTGCGGCCAAGCCCGCATTGAATCTCATCGAGAATGAGCACCGCGCCAGATTTGTTGCAGAGCGCACGCGCCGCATTCAGGAATTCCGCACTGACTGGACGGATTCCGCCTTCGCCCTGAATCGTCTCCAGCGTGATGGCACAAACCGTTGAGTCGAACTTTGCTTGCAGATCTGCAACGTCGTTGAGGCGGACGAAGCGAACACCGGGCACGCCAGGAGCAAACGGCTTGCGATACTTCGGTTGCCCCGTAGTCGCCAGCGAACCGAACGTGCGCCCGTGGAACGAGTTCTCCATGGCGAGCACGCGCCACTTCGGCTTGCTGCCTCGCTTGCTCACGTGCCCGGCGTATGCGCGCGCCAGTTTCAGCGCGCCTTCCCATGCCTCAGTGCCACTGTTGCAGAAGAATACGCGATCGAGTCCGGAGGCCTTCGTCAGGCGCTCGGCCAGCGCGGACTGGTAATCATGGAAGAACAGGTTTGAAACATGCACCAGCTTGCCGGCCTGTTGAACAAGCGCCTTGCGAATTGCTGGATGGTTATAGCCGAGCGCATTCACGCCAATGCCGCTCAGGAAGTCGAGATAGCGCTTCCCTTCCGAGTTGTAGAGGTAAACGCCTTGTCCCCTCTTCAACAGCAAGGGGTGGCGATCGTAGGTAGGCAGAAGCAACGCTGCTTCAGCCTTCTGAACCGAGGCAACGCTCACTGAACCATGACCTCCGTACCGAATTCGATCTTCTCGTAATAGAAATCCGGCAGCGCTGCAACCTCGGCCGCCGGGAGTATGCGCACACGATGCACGCCCAAACGCAAAGCATCCTGGCACGCCTGCAACTTCGGCAGCATGCCTCCGCGAATGACCGAGTCGCGCACGAGCCCGGGAATCTGCTGCACGGCAAGCCAGCGGATCACGGTGCCATCCGCACCCTTCACACCCGGGACATCGGTCAGGAACACCAGCGTGTCTGCCATGCAGCCAGACGCGCACGCCGACGCCATCTGGTCGGCATTCACGTTGTAGTACTCGCCGTCTGAGCCCAGCGCGATGCTGGAAATCACGGGTATGCCGCCGTTCGACCAGATCGCGTCAATCCACCGAGGATCGACGGCCGAGATCTCGCCGACGTAGCCCAGGTCGCAACCTTCCGTCTTCTTTTTGCGAGCCGAGAACACCAGTCCATCGCCACCGCAGATGCCCATTGCCGCCTGCCCCTCGGCAGCAATCGCCGCAACGAGCAGCTTGTTCACGCGTCCGCCCAGCACCATCAGGGCTACGTCGCGTGTCTCGCTGTCCGTGACTCGGAGTCCGTTGATGAACTCGCTTTGTTTGCCAAGTTGCGCAAGCGTGCGCGTAAGCGCCGCACCACCACCGTGAACAACAGCAACCTTGTGTCCCTCTTCCGCCAACTCGGCGATGGCCTTGGCGCACTTCTTCAGCAGAACCTTGTCATCCAGCGCCGCGCCGCCAATCTTTACGACGATCTTCATTGCAATCCCTCTCGCTCACTCCAGCCATACATCACGTTCATGTTTTGCACGGCCTGTCCGGCTGCGCCTTTTACGAGATTGTCGAGGCATGACACCAGGACCAATCGTCGTCGGTCTGGCGCGAGTGAGAAGCCGACATCGCAATAATTAGTACGCAAGGAAAACTGGATCTGCGGCAGCTTGCCTGCGCCGAAAACGCGCACCCACGGGCTGCCCTTGTAGAACTCGTTAAAACAGCTTTCGATTCCGGTCTCTTCCGCCGGTCGGGTCAGCCGAAGATAGATGGTGGAAAGAATGCCGCGCGGGATAGGAAGCAGGTGCGGCGTGAAGATCAGGTCAGCCGGACACAGCCCAAGCTGCTCCAGGATTTCTCCGGTGTGCCGGTGTCCGAAGACGGAGTAGGCAGAAAGGTTTTGCGCCACTTCGACAAAATGGGTTTTAGGCGTCGGCTTCTTGCCCGCGCCGGAGACGCCC
Above is a genomic segment from Clostridia bacterium containing:
- a CDS encoding N-acetyltransferase — protein: MRARKAILPDAEAIHELILAFSQNSTLLLPRSLAEICENVRDFVVVEEHGEIVGCGALHLYGVHLAEVRSIAVNTEAQGRGAGGKLIDALLAEAESHHVTCVCLFTRIPEFFARMGFSQARREDLPDKILKDCRKCPRLHDCDEIAMVRGEIPGFAILEEPMIGLVKLHA
- the argJ gene encoding bifunctional glutamate N-acetyltransferase/amino-acid acetyltransferase ArgJ produces the protein MISTQQELLVPRGFQFAAVKAGIKASGRPDLALIEAPMGASAAAVFTRNRVVAAPVQVGRAHLAETQGRVRAVLVNAGNANCATGKPGLNAAQAVCAELGRLVEAAPQFIVPSSTGIIGVPLPTEKIVTALPSLLAARSEGEAALKAFSEAILTTDMRPKTASRVLKIGRKEVRVAGVAKGSGMIHPNMATMLAYILTDADATPRELTAMLRTSTDTTFNSISVDGDTSTNDTVLLLASGMSGCRLRDSGVRKKFALALQEVCASLAEQVVRDGEGAKHLVRLHVEQARTFAEARQIARAVANSALVKTAWAGCDPNWGRILSAAGTSGVELDPAKVSIYFGDQLVCRRGMAVEFDKRAAHEYLSQPEYDIRISLGRGRAKVEFLTCDLTAEYVHINADYST
- a CDS encoding argininosuccinate synthase; protein product: MPKKVALAYSGGLDTSIIIPWLKENYACEVIAVVGDVGQGDDMEAVAQKAIATGASKVVIRDLREEFLTSCVWPALRAGAVYEHKYMLGTSLARPVIAKAQVEVALAEGADAVAHGCTGKGNDQVRFEHAFQALAPELEIIAPWREWELKSREDCIDYAEQRGIPITVSREKIHSRDHNLWHVSHEGGELEDPANAPLDSTWQLSNSPQTAPDRIEEVEIGFKQGTPVSVNGMELPAVQLLELLNEIAGRNAVGRIDLVENRFVGMKSRGCYETPGGTLLLAAHRELEALCLDREVMHFKQHIALKYAEMVYFGLWFTPLRDALDAFITETQKEVTGTAKLGLYKGNAMVLSRESDYSLYRTDLSSFTMGSSYDQKDAAGFIRILGLPARSRALARAEVAK
- the argF gene encoding ornithine carbamoyltransferase; amino-acid sequence: MSKSSVGESPMCAPAGAQVPFVSRDLISISDFSPAEVKAVLDLTALMKARPEDFRGVLSGKQIAMFFEKPSLRTRITFEAGIASMGGTSFFVDQTRSRLAAREPLSDIAHNLERWIHGIVLRTFDHETVSGIAKYASVPVVNALSDYEHPCQALADFFTLQEKFVDLRTVKLAYVGDGNNVAHSLMLAAASLGSHIAVATPAGYEPAQVVTKQAREIAALTGATIEVTNDARHAATGADAVYTDVWASMGQEEESAERSKIFAPFQVNAELFSLTSPNAIFMHCLPAHRGDEVTDAVIDSPSSVVFDQAENRLHIQKAILLVLLGGGMRRFPPIESREFSAGQRSAHA
- the argH gene encoding argininosuccinate lyase, whose product is MKMWSGRIRQPLDGEFEKWQRSFPFDKRLLGEELAASRAHALALQKLGVLSATEYASVLVGLEKIARNPADLMHDEEAEDIHHFVEKHLVAFIGDTGYKLHSGRSRNEQIATDLRLYVRSTASTIRGLTLELAEVFTNRAGRADEAAMPAYTHLQRAEPVLVAHWLLAYAEMFLRDASRLSSCMERLDACPLGSGAIAGATLPLDREAVAHELGFAAPTANSIDATSDRDFLLEFVQVLSIFGVHLSRWAEEFTLFATQEYGFVRLPERYSTGSSAMPQKQNPDSLELVRGKSARLIGAATTLLTAMKGLPLAYNKDMQETQEPVFDAADTALGMLRVALGFMREVEFDLERMQAAAQSSFMNAMAAATYLVLKGVPFRHAHEFVASAVRVCLARACELQDLSLLELKGISPKFEDDFYSHLTLQSVLNCHDVAGGTAPAQVQRALEQVRRRISALKGVAHASA